A single window of Plectropomus leopardus isolate mb chromosome 12, YSFRI_Pleo_2.0, whole genome shotgun sequence DNA harbors:
- the eif4g1a gene encoding eukaryotic translation initiation factor 4 gamma 1a isoform X4: MNKPPQPITGPTSVPNPAPSPGLTQAAYGPGQPPSLVFATPPPPQMNSAPQPRQSYYQNRPAMATSAPRVQTSSGPRPVGPTHVYPPNSQMMMISQQQLSFAGSPQGYFIPPGQYRAPYMPPTQQYPVTSGTAGFYPGTSPAEYPTYAGAYYPAQPQYSPSVQPAPVMINPAQQQQQAPAPQQPPAQSQGPPKRERKPIRIRDPNQGGRDITEEIMSGGRSTTTPTPPQVSSADLSPAQTNGEVTQPATTVTKGDENMEPPISAETPPPPATANTEPVVEAKQETDSQVTPPAELAAQCVAPKAAAEVPSPLIKDQQSPSPLPAAAAPPPAAEAENKVDDKVSDTVDAPVGPSASLAAQEAPVEVEEPQAAPAPAEKAPQKEEKKTEEMKKLEKEEQVPSAKLEPAVEVAATVTPVNEAKAETSTKTETEVSPPPSSAQEPAAPQTQNAAPEPEPTPAEAAEPLLSNGLPQDAEELSEDVAFSDTTPLDKPDASQSQESTPVAKTVMPAQEEEEEQQEEEKKEEERKEKSEDASPASVSCPTEESTMQAATSVPKKRKNMKELNKKEAIGDLLDAFTEEQQAKPAPEPSSTQADLVPVAPPEPPAEVADETWEEKEDKQNAEPKATPEPTEKKYQYKEEQWKPIDPEEKKRYDREFLLGFQFISASMHKPEGLPSISDVVLDKANKTPLRPADPARMMNVGPDFTPSYLGNLGSRSVGGPRGPPPGPRRSQQGQRKEPRKIISSMSLSDDVQLNKAEKAWKPSSKKSRGRTEEPEEEDPEQSKTQELFKRLRSILNKLTPQKFQELMKQVTELTIDTEERLKGAIDLIFEKAISEPNFSVAYANMCRCLMGLKVPTSDKPGVFVNFRKLLLNRCQKEFEKDQDDDEIFEKKQKEMEAAKEGEERERLRLELEESRDQARRRSLGNIKFIGELFKLKMLTEAIMHDCVVKLLKNHDEESLECLCRLLSTIGKDLDFEKAKPRMDQYFNQMDKIIKERKTSSRIRFMLQDVLDLRKSNWVPRRGDQGPKTIDQIHKDAEMEEHREQIKVQQQLMSKKEGGGRMGGNMGGRGPHTPGGGRTSQPQDEGWNTVPISKNRPIDTTRLSKITKPGSLDFNNQLLAPGGKGMWGSWGKGSSGGTGAKPASGEPDSGRPATSTLNRFSALQQSGSLLSSADSDRRAPQRSSSSRERGDRDRGDRDRDRFDRFDRSEGREGRDDRNTRNQITKRSFSRESQERGGRTGDLRAATEPVRRVASMTDDRDRGSRDRGSRDRGSRDRGSRDRGSRDRGSRDRVPSKDLPVKRESAPTPPPSLPKPALSEEELEKKSNAIIEEYLHINDLKEALQCVSELNSASLLYVFVRNGVESTLERSTIAREHMGLLLHQLIKAGILPTQQYYKGLEETLEAAEDTAIDIPHIWLYLAELITPVLHEGGIPMGQLFREISKPLIPLGKAGVLLVQILKLLCKEMTPKKIGAMWTEGGLSWSDFLPEEEDVNKFVTDQKVEFTTGGGAESKEVSKKKVLSGEELSKQLDRLLQDKANNQRIRDWAEANLDEQQVASNQFVRALMTSVCQSAIICDNPYRVDARQISQRASLLQKYLSDEQKELQALYALQALMVHMEQPANLLRMFFDALYDEDVIKEEAFYKWESSKDPAEQTGKGVALKSVTAFFTWLREAEEESDKD, from the exons ATGAACAAACCACCACAGCCTATAACGGGACCCACTTCTGTCCCAAACCCTGCCCCTTCCCCTGGATTGACACAG GCTGCTTACGGTCCTGGACAACCCCCTTCTCTTGTTTTTGCtacccctccacctccacaaaTGAACTCTGCACCACAGCCAAGACAG AGTTATTATCAGAACCGACCGGCCATGGCCACCAGTGCTCCGAGGGTACAGACAAGTAGTGGCCCACGACCTGTCGGACCTACCCACGTCTACCCGCCCAATTCccagatgatgatgatttccCAGCAGCAGCTGTCTTTTGCAGGCTCCCCTCAGGGCTACTTCATCCCCCCTGGACAG TACCGGGCCCCATATATGCCTCCTACTCAGCAGTATCCTGTGACCAGCGGTACAGCAGGCTTCTATCCGGGAACGAGCCCTGCTGAATACCCAACTTATG CAGGAGCATACTATCCAGCTCAGCCGCAGTACTCTCCGTCTGTCCAGCCGGCGCCGGTCATGATCAACCCCGcccagcaacagcagcaagcCCCGGCTCCTCAGCAACCACCGGCACAGTCACAAGGGCCACCAAAGAGGGAACGCAAACCG ATAAGGATACGAGACCCCAACCAGGGCGGGCGTGATATCACAGAGGAGATCATGTCAGGTGGAAGGTCCACCACCACACCGACTCCCCCACAG gtctCCTCTGCAGATTTAAGTCCTGCACAGACCAACGGTGAAGTTACACAGCCGGCCACGACAGTGACCAAAGGAG ATGAAAACATGGAGCCTCCAATCAGCGCTGAAACCCCACCTCCTCCTGCCACAGCAAACACAGAGCCTGTGGTGGAGgccaaacaggaaacagacagcCAGGTGACGCCGCCTGCTGAGCTAGCCGCACAGTGTGTAGCCCCTAAAGCCGCTGCTGAGGTGCCATCCCCATTGATAAAGGACCAGCagtctccctctcccctccctgcagcagcagcacctcctcctgctgctgaggCAGAAAATAAAGTTGATGATAAAGTTAGTGACACAGTAGACGCTCCTGTCGGGCCTTCGGCATCATTAGCAGCACAAGAGGCGCCTGTCGAAGTGGAAGAACCACAGGCCGCTCCAGCTCCAGCTGAGAAGGCACCgcagaaggaagagaagaaaacagaggaaatgaagAAATTGGAAAAAGAGGAGCAAGTGCCCAGCGCTAAGTTGGAGCCTGCAGTTGAGGTTGCGGCAACAGTTACCCCTGTTAACGAGGCTAAAGCAGAAACATCGACAAAGACAGAAACCGAAGTCTCTCCGCCTCCCTCCTCCGCACAGGAACCTGCTGCTCCACAGACACAAAACGCTGCCCCTGAACCTGAACCCACACCGGCTGAAGCAGCAGAGCCTCTTCTCTCTAACGGCCTTCCTCAGGATGCTGAGGAACTGTCTGAGGATGTGGCATTTTCAGACACTACACCGCTTGACAAGCCTGACGCTTCTCAATCTCAGGAATCCACACCTGTGGCTAAAACGGTAATGCCAgcccaggaggaggaggaggagcagcaggaggaggagaagaaagaggaagagaggaaggagaaaagtGAGGACGCCTCTCCTGCCTCTGTTAGCTGCCCTACAGAGGAATCTACTATGCAAG CTGCAACGTCTGTGccaaagaagaggaagaacatGAAGGAGCTCAACAAGAAGGAGGCCATTGGAGACCTCCTGGATGCCTTCACGGAG GAGCAACAAGCCAAGCCTGCTCCTGAACCCTCGTCCACTCAGGCCGACCTTGTCCCTGTTGCTCCACCTGAACCTCCTGCTGAGGTTGCAGATGAGACctgggaggagaaagaggacaAGCAGAATGCAGAACCTAAAGCCACACCTGAGCCAACTGAGAAGAAATACCAGTACAAAGAAG AACAATGGAAGCCGATAGATCCAGAGGAGAAGAAGCGGTACGACAGGGAGTTCCTCCTGGGCTTCCAGTTCATCAGCGCCAGTATGCACAAACCCGAGGGCCTGCCTAGCATCAGTGACGTGGTCCTGGACAAG GCGAACAAGACTCCACTTCGGCCTGCTGACCCAGCTCGAATGATGAATGTTGGTCCTGACTTTACTCCCTCGTATTTGGGGAACCTTGGGAGCAGATCAGTCGGAGGACCACGAGGCCCG CCCCCTGGGCCACGTCGCTCCCAGCAGGGTCAGAGGAAAGAGCCCAGGAAAATCATCAGCAGCATGTCCCTCAGCGACGACGTGCAGCTCAACAAGGCTGAGAAGGCCTGGAAGCCCTCATCTAAGAAGTCTCGAGGCCGCACTGAGGAACCTGAAGAAGAGGATCCCGAACAGAGCAAGACTCAAGAGCTGTTCAAGCGTCTGCGTAGTATCCTCAACAAGCTGACCCCTCAGAAGTTTCAGGAGCTGATGAAACAAGTGACAGAGCTGACGATAGACACAGAGGAGAGGCTGAAGGGAGCCATTGACCTCATCTTTGAGAAGGCCATCTCAGAGCCCAACTTCTCTGTGGCCTACGCCAACATGTGCCGCTGCCTTATGGGG ttGAAAGTCCCAACCTCAGACAAACCAGGAGTTTTTGTTAACTTCCGCAAACTGCTGCTCAACCGCTGCCAGAAAGAGTTTGAGAAAGACCAGGACGATGATGAAATCTTtgagaagaaacaaaaagaaatggagGCTGCCAAAGAG GGAGAGGAGCGTGAGCGTTTGAGGTTAGAGCTGGAGGAGTCCAGAGACCAGGCCCGCCGCCGTTCACTGGGAAACATTAAGTTCATCGGCGAGCTCTTCAAGCTAAAGATGCTGACAGAGGCCATCATGCACGACTGCGTAGTGAAACTACTGAAGAATCATGACGAGGAGTCTCTGGAGTGTCTCTGCAGGCTGCTGTCCACTATTGGCAAAGACCTTGACTTTGAGAAAGCAAAG CCTCGAATGGATCAGTATTTCAACCAGATGGACAAGATtatcaaagagagaaagaccTCATCCAGAATCCGCTTCATGCTTCAAGATGTCTTGGACCTCAGAAAG AGTAACTGGGTGCCTCGTAGGGGAGACCAGGGTCCTAAAACAATCGACCAGATCCACAAGGATGCCGAGATGGAGGAGCACAGAGAACAGATCAAagtccagcagcagctcatGTCCAAGAAGGAGGGAGGCGGAAGAATGGGAGGGAACATGGGGGGCCGAGGGCCTCACACACCAGGAGGCGGCAGGACCAGCCAGCCCCAGGACGAGGGATGGAACACGGTGCCCATCTCCAAAAACAGACCCATCGACACCACCCGCCTTAGCAAGATCACAAAG CCTGGTTCTCTGGACTTCAATAATCAGCTGTTGGCTCCGGGGGGAAAAGGCATGTGGGGCAGCTGGGGCAAAGGCAGCAGTGGGGGAACTGGAGCAAAACCAGCAAGCGGAGAGCCAG ATTCTGGTCGTCCAGCTACCAGCACTCTCAACCGCTTCTCAGCGCTGCAGCAGTCCGGTTCATTGTTGTCTTCAGCTGACTCTGATCGCAGAGCGCCTCAGAG GTCAAGCTCCAGCCGTGAGCGTGGCGACAGAGACAGGGGTGATCGCGACAGGGATCGGTTTGACAGATTCGATCGCAGCGAGGGACGGGAAGGTCGTGATGACAGGAACACCCGGAACCAAATCACCAAGAGAAGCTTCAGCAGAGAGTCACAGGAGCGTGGTGGGAGGACCGGAGACCTCCGAGCCGCGACTGAACCTGTGCGTCGCGTTGCCAGCATGACCGACGATAGGGACCGAGGAAGCAGGGACCGAGGAAGTCGGGACAGAGGAAGCAGAGACCGAGGAAGTCGGGACAGAGgaagcagagacagaggaagcCGGGACAGAGTCCCAAGCAAAGATCTCCCAG ttaAGCGTGAGAGCGCccccactcctcctccttctcttccaaAACCTGCCTTGAGTGAAGAGGAGCTTGAGAAGAAGTCAAACGCCATCATTGAAGAATACCTCCACATTAATGACTTGAAG GAGGCGTTGCAGTGTGTGTCAGAACTCAACAGTGCCTCACTGCTCTACGTGTTTGTGCGGAATGGCGTGGAGTCGACGCTTGAGCGCAGCACCATCGCCAGAGAGCACATGGGCCTGTTGCTGCACCAGCTTATAAAGGCAGGGATATTGCCCACACAGCAGTACTACAAAGG GCTAGAAGAGACCCTGGAGGCTGCGGAAGACACAGCCATAGATATACCTCACATCTGGCTCTACCTGGCTGAACTTATTACCCCCGTGCTCCATGAGGGAGGCATCCCTATGGGACAGCTCTTCAG GGAGATCTCCAAGCCTCTCATACCTCTGGGGAAGGCTGGCGTGCTACTCGTACAGATCCTCAAGTTGCTCTGCAAAGAAATG ACCCCCAAGAAGATCGGGGCCATGTGGACGGAGGGCGGACTGAGCTGGTCAGATTTCTTGCCTGAGGAGGAAGACGTCAACAAGTTCGTCACCGATCAG AAAGTGGAGTTCACCACAGGAGGGGGGGCGGAGTCAAAGGAGGTCAGTAAGAAGAAGGTCCTCAGTGGAGAGGAGCTGAGCAAACAGCTGGACAGACTCCTCCAGGACAAGGCCAACAACCAGCGCATCCGAGACTGGGCTGAG gcTAACTTGGATGAGCAGCAAGTTGCTTCCAACCAGTTCGTACGAGCATTGATGACATCAGTGTGTCAGTCTGCCATCATAT GTGACAACCCGTACAGGGTGGATGCACGGCAGATCAGCCAGAGGGCCAGTTTGCTGCAGAAATATCTCTCTGATGAGCAGAAAGAGCTACAGGCTCTGTACGCCCTCCAGGCTCTGATGGTGCACATGGAGCAGCCAGCGA ACCTGCTGCGCATGTTCTTTGACGCCTTGTACGACGAGGACGTTATCAAAGAGGAGGCCTTCTACAAATGGGAATCCAGCAAAGACCCTGCAGAGCAAACAGGCAAAGGAGTGGCCTTGAAATCAGTCACCGCCTTCTTCACCTGGCTCCGCGAGGCAGAGGAGGAGTCTGACAAGGACtaa
- the eif4g1a gene encoding eukaryotic translation initiation factor 4 gamma 1a isoform X3 — translation MNKPPQPITGPTSVPNPAPSPGLTQAAYGPGQPPSLVFATPPPPQMNSAPQPRQFAAGPRTLHQQSYYQNRPAMATSAPRVQTSSGPRPVGPTHVYPPNSQMMMISQQQLSFAGSPQGYFIPPGQYRAPYMPPTQQYPVTSGTAGFYPGTSPAEYPTYAGAYYPAQPQYSPSVQPAPVMINPAQQQQQAPAPQQPPAQSQGPPKRERKPIRIRDPNQGGRDITEEIMSGGRSTTTPTPPQVSSADLSPAQTNGEVTQPATTVTKGDENMEPPISAETPPPPATANTEPVVEAKQETDSQVTPPAELAAQCVAPKAAAEVPSPLIKDQQSPSPLPAAAAPPPAAEAENKVDDKVSDTVDAPVGPSASLAAQEAPVEVEEPQAAPAPAEKAPQKEEKKTEEMKKLEKEEQVPSAKLEPAVEVAATVTPVNEAKAETSTKTETEVSPPPSSAQEPAAPQTQNAAPEPEPTPAEAAEPLLSNGLPQDAEELSEDVAFSDTTPLDKPDASQSQESTPVAKTVMPAQEEEEEQQEEEKKEEERKEKSEDASPASVSCPTEESTMQAATSVPKKRKNMKELNKKEAIGDLLDAFTEEQQAKPAPEPSSTQADLVPVAPPEPPAEVADETWEEKEDKQNAEPKATPEPTEKKYQYKEEQWKPIDPEEKKRYDREFLLGFQFISASMHKPEGLPSISDVVLDKANKTPLRPADPARMMNVGPDFTPSYLGNLGSRSVGGPRGPPPGPRRSQQGQRKEPRKIISSMSLSDDVQLNKAEKAWKPSSKKSRGRTEEPEEEDPEQSKTQELFKRLRSILNKLTPQKFQELMKQVTELTIDTEERLKGAIDLIFEKAISEPNFSVAYANMCRCLMGLKVPTSDKPGVFVNFRKLLLNRCQKEFEKDQDDDEIFEKKQKEMEAAKEGEERERLRLELEESRDQARRRSLGNIKFIGELFKLKMLTEAIMHDCVVKLLKNHDEESLECLCRLLSTIGKDLDFEKAKPRMDQYFNQMDKIIKERKTSSRIRFMLQDVLDLRKSNWVPRRGDQGPKTIDQIHKDAEMEEHREQIKVQQQLMSKKEGGGRMGGNMGGRGPHTPGGGRTSQPQDEGWNTVPISKNRPIDTTRLSKITKPGSLDFNNQLLAPGGKGMWGSWGKGSSGGTGAKPASGEPDSGRPATSTLNRFSALQQSGSLLSSADSDRRAPQRSSSSRERGDRDRGDRDRDRFDRFDRSEGREGRDDRNTRNQITKRSFSRESQERGGRTGDLRAATEPVRRVASMTDDRDRGSRDRGSRDRGSRDRGSRDRGSRDRGSRDRVPSKDLPVKRESAPTPPPSLPKPALSEEELEKKSNAIIEEYLHINDLKEALQCVSELNSASLLYVFVRNGVESTLERSTIAREHMGLLLHQLIKAGILPTQQYYKGLEETLEAAEDTAIDIPHIWLYLAELITPVLHEGGIPMGQLFREISKPLIPLGKAGVLLVQILKLLCKEMTPKKIGAMWTEGGLSWSDFLPEEEDVNKFVTDQKVEFTTGGGAESKEVSKKKVLSGEELSKQLDRLLQDKANNQRIRDWAEANLDEQQVASNQFVRALMTSVCQSAIICDNPYRVDARQISQRASLLQKYLSDEQKELQALYALQALMVHMEQPANLLRMFFDALYDEDVIKEEAFYKWESSKDPAEQTGKGVALKSVTAFFTWLREAEEESDKD, via the exons ATGAACAAACCACCACAGCCTATAACGGGACCCACTTCTGTCCCAAACCCTGCCCCTTCCCCTGGATTGACACAG GCTGCTTACGGTCCTGGACAACCCCCTTCTCTTGTTTTTGCtacccctccacctccacaaaTGAACTCTGCACCACAGCCAAGACAG TTTGCTGCAGGCCCCCGTACTTTACACCAACAG AGTTATTATCAGAACCGACCGGCCATGGCCACCAGTGCTCCGAGGGTACAGACAAGTAGTGGCCCACGACCTGTCGGACCTACCCACGTCTACCCGCCCAATTCccagatgatgatgatttccCAGCAGCAGCTGTCTTTTGCAGGCTCCCCTCAGGGCTACTTCATCCCCCCTGGACAG TACCGGGCCCCATATATGCCTCCTACTCAGCAGTATCCTGTGACCAGCGGTACAGCAGGCTTCTATCCGGGAACGAGCCCTGCTGAATACCCAACTTATG CAGGAGCATACTATCCAGCTCAGCCGCAGTACTCTCCGTCTGTCCAGCCGGCGCCGGTCATGATCAACCCCGcccagcaacagcagcaagcCCCGGCTCCTCAGCAACCACCGGCACAGTCACAAGGGCCACCAAAGAGGGAACGCAAACCG ATAAGGATACGAGACCCCAACCAGGGCGGGCGTGATATCACAGAGGAGATCATGTCAGGTGGAAGGTCCACCACCACACCGACTCCCCCACAG gtctCCTCTGCAGATTTAAGTCCTGCACAGACCAACGGTGAAGTTACACAGCCGGCCACGACAGTGACCAAAGGAG ATGAAAACATGGAGCCTCCAATCAGCGCTGAAACCCCACCTCCTCCTGCCACAGCAAACACAGAGCCTGTGGTGGAGgccaaacaggaaacagacagcCAGGTGACGCCGCCTGCTGAGCTAGCCGCACAGTGTGTAGCCCCTAAAGCCGCTGCTGAGGTGCCATCCCCATTGATAAAGGACCAGCagtctccctctcccctccctgcagcagcagcacctcctcctgctgctgaggCAGAAAATAAAGTTGATGATAAAGTTAGTGACACAGTAGACGCTCCTGTCGGGCCTTCGGCATCATTAGCAGCACAAGAGGCGCCTGTCGAAGTGGAAGAACCACAGGCCGCTCCAGCTCCAGCTGAGAAGGCACCgcagaaggaagagaagaaaacagaggaaatgaagAAATTGGAAAAAGAGGAGCAAGTGCCCAGCGCTAAGTTGGAGCCTGCAGTTGAGGTTGCGGCAACAGTTACCCCTGTTAACGAGGCTAAAGCAGAAACATCGACAAAGACAGAAACCGAAGTCTCTCCGCCTCCCTCCTCCGCACAGGAACCTGCTGCTCCACAGACACAAAACGCTGCCCCTGAACCTGAACCCACACCGGCTGAAGCAGCAGAGCCTCTTCTCTCTAACGGCCTTCCTCAGGATGCTGAGGAACTGTCTGAGGATGTGGCATTTTCAGACACTACACCGCTTGACAAGCCTGACGCTTCTCAATCTCAGGAATCCACACCTGTGGCTAAAACGGTAATGCCAgcccaggaggaggaggaggagcagcaggaggaggagaagaaagaggaagagaggaaggagaaaagtGAGGACGCCTCTCCTGCCTCTGTTAGCTGCCCTACAGAGGAATCTACTATGCAAG CTGCAACGTCTGTGccaaagaagaggaagaacatGAAGGAGCTCAACAAGAAGGAGGCCATTGGAGACCTCCTGGATGCCTTCACGGAG GAGCAACAAGCCAAGCCTGCTCCTGAACCCTCGTCCACTCAGGCCGACCTTGTCCCTGTTGCTCCACCTGAACCTCCTGCTGAGGTTGCAGATGAGACctgggaggagaaagaggacaAGCAGAATGCAGAACCTAAAGCCACACCTGAGCCAACTGAGAAGAAATACCAGTACAAAGAAG AACAATGGAAGCCGATAGATCCAGAGGAGAAGAAGCGGTACGACAGGGAGTTCCTCCTGGGCTTCCAGTTCATCAGCGCCAGTATGCACAAACCCGAGGGCCTGCCTAGCATCAGTGACGTGGTCCTGGACAAG GCGAACAAGACTCCACTTCGGCCTGCTGACCCAGCTCGAATGATGAATGTTGGTCCTGACTTTACTCCCTCGTATTTGGGGAACCTTGGGAGCAGATCAGTCGGAGGACCACGAGGCCCG CCCCCTGGGCCACGTCGCTCCCAGCAGGGTCAGAGGAAAGAGCCCAGGAAAATCATCAGCAGCATGTCCCTCAGCGACGACGTGCAGCTCAACAAGGCTGAGAAGGCCTGGAAGCCCTCATCTAAGAAGTCTCGAGGCCGCACTGAGGAACCTGAAGAAGAGGATCCCGAACAGAGCAAGACTCAAGAGCTGTTCAAGCGTCTGCGTAGTATCCTCAACAAGCTGACCCCTCAGAAGTTTCAGGAGCTGATGAAACAAGTGACAGAGCTGACGATAGACACAGAGGAGAGGCTGAAGGGAGCCATTGACCTCATCTTTGAGAAGGCCATCTCAGAGCCCAACTTCTCTGTGGCCTACGCCAACATGTGCCGCTGCCTTATGGGG ttGAAAGTCCCAACCTCAGACAAACCAGGAGTTTTTGTTAACTTCCGCAAACTGCTGCTCAACCGCTGCCAGAAAGAGTTTGAGAAAGACCAGGACGATGATGAAATCTTtgagaagaaacaaaaagaaatggagGCTGCCAAAGAG GGAGAGGAGCGTGAGCGTTTGAGGTTAGAGCTGGAGGAGTCCAGAGACCAGGCCCGCCGCCGTTCACTGGGAAACATTAAGTTCATCGGCGAGCTCTTCAAGCTAAAGATGCTGACAGAGGCCATCATGCACGACTGCGTAGTGAAACTACTGAAGAATCATGACGAGGAGTCTCTGGAGTGTCTCTGCAGGCTGCTGTCCACTATTGGCAAAGACCTTGACTTTGAGAAAGCAAAG CCTCGAATGGATCAGTATTTCAACCAGATGGACAAGATtatcaaagagagaaagaccTCATCCAGAATCCGCTTCATGCTTCAAGATGTCTTGGACCTCAGAAAG AGTAACTGGGTGCCTCGTAGGGGAGACCAGGGTCCTAAAACAATCGACCAGATCCACAAGGATGCCGAGATGGAGGAGCACAGAGAACAGATCAAagtccagcagcagctcatGTCCAAGAAGGAGGGAGGCGGAAGAATGGGAGGGAACATGGGGGGCCGAGGGCCTCACACACCAGGAGGCGGCAGGACCAGCCAGCCCCAGGACGAGGGATGGAACACGGTGCCCATCTCCAAAAACAGACCCATCGACACCACCCGCCTTAGCAAGATCACAAAG CCTGGTTCTCTGGACTTCAATAATCAGCTGTTGGCTCCGGGGGGAAAAGGCATGTGGGGCAGCTGGGGCAAAGGCAGCAGTGGGGGAACTGGAGCAAAACCAGCAAGCGGAGAGCCAG ATTCTGGTCGTCCAGCTACCAGCACTCTCAACCGCTTCTCAGCGCTGCAGCAGTCCGGTTCATTGTTGTCTTCAGCTGACTCTGATCGCAGAGCGCCTCAGAG GTCAAGCTCCAGCCGTGAGCGTGGCGACAGAGACAGGGGTGATCGCGACAGGGATCGGTTTGACAGATTCGATCGCAGCGAGGGACGGGAAGGTCGTGATGACAGGAACACCCGGAACCAAATCACCAAGAGAAGCTTCAGCAGAGAGTCACAGGAGCGTGGTGGGAGGACCGGAGACCTCCGAGCCGCGACTGAACCTGTGCGTCGCGTTGCCAGCATGACCGACGATAGGGACCGAGGAAGCAGGGACCGAGGAAGTCGGGACAGAGGAAGCAGAGACCGAGGAAGTCGGGACAGAGgaagcagagacagaggaagcCGGGACAGAGTCCCAAGCAAAGATCTCCCAG ttaAGCGTGAGAGCGCccccactcctcctccttctcttccaaAACCTGCCTTGAGTGAAGAGGAGCTTGAGAAGAAGTCAAACGCCATCATTGAAGAATACCTCCACATTAATGACTTGAAG GAGGCGTTGCAGTGTGTGTCAGAACTCAACAGTGCCTCACTGCTCTACGTGTTTGTGCGGAATGGCGTGGAGTCGACGCTTGAGCGCAGCACCATCGCCAGAGAGCACATGGGCCTGTTGCTGCACCAGCTTATAAAGGCAGGGATATTGCCCACACAGCAGTACTACAAAGG GCTAGAAGAGACCCTGGAGGCTGCGGAAGACACAGCCATAGATATACCTCACATCTGGCTCTACCTGGCTGAACTTATTACCCCCGTGCTCCATGAGGGAGGCATCCCTATGGGACAGCTCTTCAG GGAGATCTCCAAGCCTCTCATACCTCTGGGGAAGGCTGGCGTGCTACTCGTACAGATCCTCAAGTTGCTCTGCAAAGAAATG ACCCCCAAGAAGATCGGGGCCATGTGGACGGAGGGCGGACTGAGCTGGTCAGATTTCTTGCCTGAGGAGGAAGACGTCAACAAGTTCGTCACCGATCAG AAAGTGGAGTTCACCACAGGAGGGGGGGCGGAGTCAAAGGAGGTCAGTAAGAAGAAGGTCCTCAGTGGAGAGGAGCTGAGCAAACAGCTGGACAGACTCCTCCAGGACAAGGCCAACAACCAGCGCATCCGAGACTGGGCTGAG gcTAACTTGGATGAGCAGCAAGTTGCTTCCAACCAGTTCGTACGAGCATTGATGACATCAGTGTGTCAGTCTGCCATCATAT GTGACAACCCGTACAGGGTGGATGCACGGCAGATCAGCCAGAGGGCCAGTTTGCTGCAGAAATATCTCTCTGATGAGCAGAAAGAGCTACAGGCTCTGTACGCCCTCCAGGCTCTGATGGTGCACATGGAGCAGCCAGCGA ACCTGCTGCGCATGTTCTTTGACGCCTTGTACGACGAGGACGTTATCAAAGAGGAGGCCTTCTACAAATGGGAATCCAGCAAAGACCCTGCAGAGCAAACAGGCAAAGGAGTGGCCTTGAAATCAGTCACCGCCTTCTTCACCTGGCTCCGCGAGGCAGAGGAGGAGTCTGACAAGGACtaa